From a region of the Flavobacterium sediminilitoris genome:
- a CDS encoding DegT/DnrJ/EryC1/StrS family aminotransferase yields MVNVTKTFLPPLEEYQNLLKKIWENEWLTNRGQFTLELEEKLKIYLGLDNILITNNGTIPLQIALKLLGNNGEIITTPFSYVATTSSIIWENCKPIFVDINEDFLTIDETKIENAITPNTTAILATHVFGNPCHIEEIEKIAKKHKLYIIYDAAHCFGVKYKNQSIFKYGTISTCSFHATKIFHTGEGGAIISNDKELTKKIYYSHNFGHDGPLNFHGLGINAKISELQSAMGITVLNHIDTILKKRKEVVDYYNTNLNLNKLKIIKIRENTEWNYSYYPIILSSENKLLEVQKELNIHNIFPRRYFYPSLNTIKYVNGEKMPISESISSRVLCLPLYAGIDSSDLKKIVSIVNKTIC; encoded by the coding sequence ATGGTTAACGTTACAAAAACTTTTTTACCTCCATTAGAAGAATATCAAAATCTTTTAAAAAAAATTTGGGAAAACGAATGGCTTACTAATAGAGGACAATTTACTTTAGAATTAGAAGAAAAATTAAAAATTTATTTAGGCCTTGATAATATCCTAATTACAAATAATGGTACTATACCTTTACAGATTGCTTTAAAGTTATTAGGAAATAATGGAGAAATAATTACGACTCCTTTTTCTTATGTCGCTACAACTTCTTCTATCATTTGGGAAAATTGTAAACCTATTTTTGTAGACATTAATGAAGATTTTTTAACTATAGATGAAACCAAAATTGAAAATGCGATAACTCCAAATACTACTGCAATTTTGGCAACTCATGTTTTTGGCAATCCTTGTCATATTGAAGAAATTGAAAAAATTGCTAAAAAACATAAACTATATATAATTTATGATGCCGCTCATTGCTTTGGAGTTAAATATAAAAATCAATCTATATTTAAGTACGGAACTATTAGCACATGCAGTTTTCATGCAACAAAAATTTTCCATACAGGAGAAGGTGGTGCAATTATATCCAATGATAAAGAATTAACTAAAAAAATATACTATAGTCATAATTTTGGTCATGATGGACCCCTAAATTTTCATGGACTAGGGATAAACGCTAAGATATCAGAACTTCAGTCTGCAATGGGAATCACTGTACTAAATCATATAGACACTATTTTAAAAAAAAGAAAAGAAGTTGTTGATTATTACAATACTAATTTAAATCTCAATAAACTTAAAATCATAAAAATTAGAGAAAATACTGAATGGAATTATAGTTATTATCCTATAATTTTAAGCTCAGAAAATAAACTTCTTGAAGTTCAAAAAGAATTAAATATTCATAATATTTTTCCTCGAAGATATTTTTACCCTTCATTAAATACAATAAAATATGTTAATGGAGAAAAAATGCCAATTTCTGAATCGATATCATCTAGAGTACTTTGTTTACCTTTATACGCTGGGATTGATAGTTCCGATTTAAAAAAAATAGTATCTATAGTAAATAAAACAATATGTTAA
- a CDS encoding L-threonylcarbamoyladenylate synthase — translation MNQAISTEIHNAFEIIKEGGIILYPTDTVWGIGCDATNEEAIKKIYALKKREESKSMIVLVNGERMMHQVFNEIPEVAWQILDFAEKPTTLILDKPKNVAKNIIAEDNSLAVRMVTEPFCFKLMERMKRPLVSTSANVSGMFTPKSFKEITPEILKGVDYVVNLHHEKICSNPSTIIKLTLDSQVKVIRK, via the coding sequence ATGAATCAAGCTATAAGTACTGAAATTCACAACGCATTTGAGATTATCAAAGAAGGAGGCATTATTCTTTATCCTACAGACACTGTTTGGGGAATAGGTTGTGATGCTACAAATGAAGAAGCAATTAAAAAGATTTATGCTTTAAAGAAAAGAGAAGAAAGTAAAAGTATGATTGTTTTGGTTAATGGTGAAAGGATGATGCATCAGGTGTTCAACGAAATTCCAGAAGTAGCTTGGCAAATCTTAGATTTTGCAGAAAAACCCACTACTTTAATTTTAGATAAACCAAAAAATGTTGCAAAAAATATCATTGCAGAAGACAACTCTTTAGCTGTTAGAATGGTTACTGAACCTTTTTGTTTTAAGCTAATGGAACGAATGAAAAGACCTTTAGTTTCAACATCTGCAAACGTTTCTGGAATGTTTACTCCAAAATCTTTTAAAGAAATAACTCCAGAAATTTTAAAAGGTGTTGACTATGTAGTAAATTTGCATCACGAAAAAATTTGCAGCAATCCATCAACCATTATTAAACTCACATTAGATAGTCAGGTTAAAGTGATTCGTAAATAA
- a CDS encoding acetyltransferase, which produces MLIIGAKGFAKEVLEIFKQKNNLDNLAFYDDINTDICDLLFNQFPVLKDENNVKLRFKKGNNEFTIGIGNPILRKKLFDKFTLFGGKFVSTISPLATIGSFDVEIGEGSNILSNATLSNSSKIGMGTIVYYNVVITHDCVVGNFVELSPNALLLGHTKIGDFSKIGAGAIILPKVKIGKNVTIGAGSVVTKNIPDNAVVVGVPGKIIKYSEVLNF; this is translated from the coding sequence ATGTTAATCATTGGAGCTAAAGGTTTTGCAAAAGAAGTTTTGGAAATTTTCAAACAAAAAAACAATCTTGATAATTTAGCTTTTTATGATGATATTAATACTGATATCTGTGATTTATTATTTAACCAATTTCCTGTTTTAAAAGACGAAAACAATGTTAAACTTCGTTTTAAAAAAGGAAACAACGAATTTACTATTGGTATAGGAAATCCGATATTAAGAAAAAAACTTTTTGACAAGTTTACTCTATTTGGAGGAAAATTTGTTTCTACTATAAGCCCGTTAGCAACCATTGGAAGTTTTGATGTAGAAATTGGAGAAGGGTCAAACATATTGTCTAATGCCACATTATCAAATTCTTCTAAAATTGGTATGGGAACTATTGTCTATTATAATGTTGTAATTACACACGACTGTGTTGTGGGTAATTTTGTTGAATTATCTCCAAACGCACTTTTATTAGGACATACTAAAATTGGAGATTTTTCAAAAATAGGTGCTGGTGCAATAATTTTACCTAAAGTAAAAATTGGAAAAAATGTAACCATTGGTGCAGGATCAGTTGTCACCAAAAACATTCCAGACAATGCTGTTGTAGTAGGTGTACCTGGAAAAATTATAAAATATTCAGAAGTATTAAATTTTTAA
- a CDS encoding glycosyltransferase codes for MNQKKNILMICSWLNIEKNIGSFFWEQANLVEDDFNIKICNFKEKRIKLKKLYKAFKVNKIKQLKTPNGIESYEIEYLKFDFLSEKFNTILLTKKIISFNKYLIKKGFNIDLIHAQSLFNAGIEAYYFNKTFNIPFIFTEHNQFTLKNKRKKEIKVLNKIFELPFPKLVVSHDKIRQFAANGIFSNFEVVGNYVNESLFYYDSTIKKNESFTIITIGAYDALKDQKTLLLALDKIDQLTTETIIFNWIGYNGWGQDKEYDVKQLISEFNYKNIVINLTPSLSREKISVELNKADLFLFSSISEGMPVSVLEALACGLPVCSTRCGGVDEIISKENGHIVQIKDYEEMADFSLRVINKNIIYDKKTISKSILKTFGKESFAKKIKKTYSTVIN; via the coding sequence ACATAAAGATATGTAACTTTAAAGAAAAAAGAATAAAGTTGAAAAAACTTTATAAAGCTTTTAAAGTTAATAAAATAAAACAATTAAAAACACCAAATGGTATTGAATCTTATGAAATAGAATATCTGAAATTTGATTTTCTATCTGAAAAATTTAACACTATACTTTTAACAAAAAAAATAATTAGTTTTAACAAATATCTTATTAAAAAAGGGTTCAATATTGATCTAATTCATGCTCAAAGTCTTTTCAATGCAGGAATAGAAGCATATTATTTTAATAAAACATTTAATATCCCATTTATATTTACTGAACATAATCAATTTACTCTTAAAAACAAGAGAAAAAAAGAAATAAAGGTGTTAAATAAAATTTTTGAATTACCTTTTCCCAAATTAGTTGTTAGTCATGATAAAATAAGACAGTTTGCCGCTAATGGCATTTTTTCAAACTTTGAAGTTGTAGGAAATTATGTCAATGAAAGCTTATTTTACTATGATTCAACAATTAAAAAAAACGAATCATTTACAATAATAACTATTGGAGCATATGATGCTTTAAAAGACCAGAAAACATTGCTTCTAGCACTAGACAAAATAGATCAATTAACAACAGAAACTATAATTTTTAATTGGATTGGTTACAATGGATGGGGACAAGATAAAGAATATGATGTAAAACAATTAATAAGTGAATTCAATTATAAGAATATAGTAATTAATTTGACACCTTCTCTTTCACGAGAAAAAATATCGGTTGAATTAAACAAAGCTGATTTGTTCTTATTTTCAAGTATTTCTGAAGGAATGCCTGTATCTGTTTTAGAAGCTCTTGCATGTGGATTGCCAGTTTGCTCTACAAGGTGTGGAGGTGTTGATGAAATTATATCTAAAGAAAATGGTCATATTGTTCAGATTAAAGATTATGAAGAAATGGCAGATTTTTCATTAAGAGTAATCAATAAAAATATCATATATGATAAAAAGACTATTTCTAAATCAATTTTAAAAACATTTGGAAAAGAGAGTTTTGCTAAAAAAATAAAAAAAACATATTCAACAGTAATAAATTAA